A window from Flavobacterium sp. 83 encodes these proteins:
- a CDS encoding T9SS sorting signal type C domain-containing protein, giving the protein MTSKKESVLEKHRIWLNLTNTQGAFKQMLLGYVTNATNGYDNSYDGESFDGNTFVDFYTVNDDKNLTIQGRALPFDENDVVPIGFSSTIEGVFSIGIDEVDGLFASQNVFLEDKNTNSLKNLKEGAYTFTTQSGTYNDRFVLHFTDRTLATDSFAEFDTTIVVSNKNKVIKIDSSVELINKVQVYDLLGRKIYEKINIDANELSLSNLVMKNQVLLVKIVLQNGQNVTKKIIY; this is encoded by the coding sequence ATGACTTCAAAAAAAGAAAGTGTACTTGAAAAACATAGAATCTGGCTTAACTTAACTAATACGCAAGGTGCTTTTAAGCAAATGTTATTAGGCTATGTTACAAATGCGACTAATGGCTATGATAATTCTTATGATGGAGAGAGTTTTGATGGTAATACGTTTGTTGATTTTTACACTGTAAATGATGATAAAAATTTAACTATACAGGGAAGAGCATTACCTTTTGACGAAAATGATGTAGTTCCAATAGGATTTAGTTCAACAATTGAAGGTGTTTTTTCTATAGGTATTGATGAAGTTGATGGATTGTTTGCTTCTCAAAATGTTTTTCTTGAAGATAAGAATACAAATAGTTTAAAAAATTTAAAAGAAGGAGCTTATACTTTTACTACACAATCAGGGACTTACAATGATCGTTTTGTATTGCATTTTACTGATAGGACTTTGGCAACAGATTCTTTTGCTGAATTTGATACTACTATTGTAGTTTCGAATAAAAATAAAGTGATAAAAATTGATTCATCGGTTGAATTAATAAATAAAGTGCAGGTATATGATTTGTTGGGTAGAAAAATATATGAAAAAATAAATATTGATGCTAATGAATTATCACTGTCTAATTTGGTCATGAAAAATCAAGTATTGCTTGTTAAAATTGTTTTGCAAAATGGCCAAAATGTAACAAAGAAAATTATTTATTAA
- a CDS encoding T9SS sorting signal type C domain-containing protein, translating into MNKFLLLVIASFFSFVSGYGQTVVNFNSGSTNWICPAGVTSIKVEAWGSGSGGSSNGGGGGAFAGNNTLAVTPGVTYLITVGAGGNSGNNGQDSSFGTLVIAKGAEGAAGGLASASTGTIKYNGGNGGSSGGNSGGGGGGSAGSLGDGGNGGNGGGNSPGVGGLGGSGISGVGGAGGGNKESGNDGLNPGGGGGVSGNSNSVNGKGGNGKVVITYACKVYSLTSVSVPTSACTPPSTIVVTLSGSANGLPVGNYTVTYTRSDPNATGLTASMTVTTAGTGVFTAVGLTNPDNAGTTITVTNLASGSCSNGITSNNISNTFVLRAPLSAPSGLNGYGSCPNYIVQWNNGSPRVDNYFLDVSISNTFGTFLAGYNSKDLGTAFSATITGLASGTTYYYRVRAANVCGTSGNSVVASFVAPGVSVAPITGGSTTVCVGSQTPAFNDATSGGTWSIINGTGSATITSGGIVSGSTPGTVTVVYSVSNNGCTSSVTMPLTVNALPSKPTVGVPNQPNCNSNKGSVSVSNLPTSGILVQNIGGVITNYTITGQTMNITGLSPGDYTFSVSVGSCSSIVSDIVKINPVTTTSWTGTSWSKGIPTLSDEAIINANYDTSIHGKIDACSLIINNATLIVGNQNFVTIQNDLTVNPSGVMKILNQGSLVMINDSGIITYKGIIEVNKTTTPFEKYDYTYWSSPIVGPANIGAIFPTWRTDYAFAFHPENFIDANNDGFDDNGDDYINASTMDPGRGYIIMGPTSGSFPRTESVVFTGKVNNGVVKTDIVLTPGTDPEDDFNLVGNPYPSAISADALIKANISGTGTINKTIEGTLYFWTHKADISVSNPGPDGLNFSQDDYAVYNLSGGVGTSGSASGGGKPLGYIASGQGFFVEADVAGYLTFNNSMRVSPSIVSSQPTPTNANTQFYKILPTKDKAVSKDRVWLNLENEDGMFSQQLVGYFENTTMGFDNGYDGLVSDAGNYVSFYSFIDEGIYKIQGRESFDNKDQVRLGYFSAVAGPFNINIDSKEGVFDEDQTNVYLEDKLTNTIHDLKKGPYNFETDSGTFNDRFVLRYTDKKLGTGDFDKANLEVAVTVKNKEIKINSEIEMLDKILIFDISGKLIYKKANINNNETTVVNLTSGVHTLLVKIVLKNGQNLTRKIIY; encoded by the coding sequence ATGAATAAATTTTTACTTTTAGTAATTGCATCTTTTTTTAGTTTTGTTTCGGGTTATGGACAGACTGTAGTGAATTTTAATTCAGGATCTACTAATTGGATTTGTCCTGCCGGAGTGACATCCATAAAGGTTGAAGCGTGGGGGTCTGGATCAGGAGGTAGTAGTAATGGTGGCGGCGGTGGTGCTTTTGCGGGAAACAATACTCTTGCAGTAACTCCAGGAGTAACTTATCTTATAACTGTTGGTGCAGGTGGGAATTCTGGTAATAACGGACAAGATTCCAGTTTTGGAACCTTAGTTATTGCTAAAGGTGCTGAAGGTGCTGCAGGCGGATTGGCGTCAGCCAGTACAGGTACAATTAAATATAATGGTGGAAATGGTGGATCAAGTGGTGGAAATAGCGGCGGCGGTGGCGGCGGATCAGCCGGTTCCCTAGGAGATGGTGGAAATGGTGGAAATGGTGGAGGAAATTCGCCTGGAGTAGGTGGATTAGGTGGTAGTGGAATTAGTGGCGTTGGAGGTGCTGGCGGAGGTAATAAAGAGAGTGGAAATGACGGTTTAAATCCAGGAGGTGGAGGTGGAGTTAGTGGAAATAGTAATTCTGTAAACGGAAAAGGAGGTAATGGGAAAGTTGTTATTACTTATGCTTGTAAAGTATATAGTCTTACAAGTGTTTCGGTACCTACCTCTGCATGTACTCCTCCTAGTACAATTGTTGTAACTCTGTCGGGTTCGGCTAATGGTCTTCCGGTAGGTAATTATACAGTAACCTATACAAGAAGCGATCCTAATGCAACAGGATTGACAGCTTCTATGACTGTAACTACTGCGGGAACTGGAGTTTTTACAGCAGTAGGATTGACTAATCCGGATAACGCTGGAACGACTATTACTGTTACAAATTTAGCGTCAGGTTCATGTTCAAATGGAATTACATCAAATAATATTTCTAATACCTTTGTATTGCGTGCTCCATTAAGCGCTCCTTCCGGTTTAAATGGGTATGGATCTTGTCCTAATTATATCGTTCAATGGAATAATGGATCTCCGCGTGTTGATAATTATTTTTTAGATGTTTCTATTAGTAATACTTTTGGAACATTTTTGGCTGGATATAATAGTAAAGATCTTGGGACGGCTTTCTCTGCAACTATCACAGGGCTAGCGAGTGGTACAACATATTATTACAGAGTTCGTGCAGCTAATGTATGTGGAACATCTGGAAATTCTGTTGTAGCAAGTTTTGTTGCTCCAGGGGTGTCAGTAGCTCCAATCACTGGAGGTTCAACAACTGTTTGTGTAGGTTCGCAAACTCCAGCGTTCAATGATGCAACCTCAGGGGGAACTTGGTCAATAATAAATGGTACAGGAAGTGCAACAATAACATCTGGGGGAATTGTTTCTGGTTCTACTCCAGGGACTGTTACAGTTGTCTATTCAGTAAGTAATAATGGCTGTACTAGTTCAGTGACAATGCCTTTAACGGTAAATGCTTTACCATCCAAGCCAACTGTAGGAGTACCTAATCAGCCTAATTGTAATTCAAATAAAGGAAGTGTTTCTGTAAGTAATTTGCCAACGTCAGGTATTTTAGTACAAAACATAGGAGGTGTAATTACAAATTACACTATTACGGGACAAACCATGAATATTACGGGACTTTCTCCTGGCGATTATACATTTAGCGTATCTGTTGGTTCATGTAGTTCAATTGTTTCTGATATAGTCAAAATTAACCCAGTAACAACAACATCTTGGACGGGTACATCTTGGTCAAAGGGGATTCCAACACTTTCTGATGAAGCAATTATTAATGCAAATTATGATACTTCAATCCATGGAAAGATTGACGCTTGTAGTTTGATTATTAATAATGCTACACTTATTGTAGGGAATCAAAACTTTGTTACAATACAAAACGATTTAACGGTTAATCCAAGTGGAGTCATGAAGATTTTGAATCAAGGCTCATTGGTAATGATAAATGATTCAGGTATTATTACTTATAAAGGTATTATTGAGGTGAATAAAACAACAACGCCCTTTGAAAAATATGATTATACATATTGGTCTTCGCCAATAGTTGGTCCTGCAAACATAGGAGCAATATTTCCAACATGGCGAACAGATTATGCATTTGCATTTCATCCTGAGAATTTCATTGATGCTAATAATGATGGTTTTGATGATAATGGTGATGATTATATAAATGCATCTACGATGGACCCGGGTAGGGGATATATTATTATGGGACCCACTTCGGGAAGTTTTCCAAGAACAGAATCAGTGGTTTTTACGGGTAAAGTTAATAATGGAGTAGTTAAAACGGACATCGTTTTAACTCCTGGGACTGACCCTGAAGATGACTTTAATTTGGTTGGCAATCCTTATCCATCGGCTATATCAGCAGATGCATTAATAAAAGCTAATATTAGCGGGACAGGTACAATCAATAAGACTATTGAAGGAACTTTGTATTTTTGGACGCATAAAGCGGATATTTCAGTTAGCAATCCTGGGCCAGACGGACTAAATTTTTCTCAGGATGATTATGCGGTATATAATTTAAGCGGTGGAGTAGGTACTTCTGGTAGTGCTTCAGGAGGAGGAAAGCCTTTAGGATATATAGCTTCGGGACAAGGTTTTTTTGTAGAAGCTGATGTTGCGGGTTATTTGACTTTTAATAATTCTATGCGTGTCAGTCCCTCGATTGTATCTTCTCAACCAACACCCACAAATGCAAACACCCAGTTTTATAAAATTTTACCAACTAAGGATAAAGCAGTATCTAAAGATCGTGTTTGGCTGAATCTGGAAAATGAGGATGGTATGTTTAGTCAACAATTAGTGGGTTATTTTGAAAATACAACTATGGGTTTTGATAATGGGTATGATGGTTTGGTTAGTGATGCTGGTAATTATGTTAGTTTTTATTCCTTTATAGATGAGGGGATTTATAAAATACAAGGAAGAGAATCTTTTGATAATAAGGATCAAGTTCGTTTAGGTTATTTTAGTGCGGTTGCAGGACCTTTTAATATTAATATTGACTCTAAAGAAGGGGTTTTTGATGAAGATCAAACAAATGTCTATTTAGAAGATAAATTAACCAATACTATTCATGATTTAAAGAAAGGACCCTACAATTTTGAAACAGACAGTGGAACATTCAATGATCGTTTTGTATTGCGTTACACAGATAAAAAATTAGGAACGGGAGATTTTGATAAAGCAAATTTGGAGGTTGCAGTTACTGTAAAAAACAAAGAAATAAAGATTAATTCAGAGATTGAAATGCTAGATAAAATTTTAATTTTTGATATTTCTGGAAAACTAATTTATAAAAAAGCTAATATTAATAATAATGAGACTACAGTTGTAAATTTGACTTCCGGAGTACATACTTTATTAGTAAAGATTGTTTTGAAAAATGGACAAAATCTAACTAGAAAAATTATTTATTAA
- a CDS encoding regulatory protein RecX, translated as MNDVYSLKEAIHKIEHFCAYQERSHEEVVQKLRSMKMESEEIDSIMAHLISDNFLNEERFACSFARGKHRIKHWGKIRIVNELKSKKITQTLINIALKEITPEEYATTFHTLAERHWESIRETNLMKKRKKFCDYMLRRGFESNLVYDKVKELEGLAYG; from the coding sequence ATGAATGACGTTTATTCCCTAAAAGAAGCCATCCATAAAATCGAACATTTTTGTGCCTATCAAGAACGCAGTCATGAAGAAGTAGTACAAAAACTGCGAAGTATGAAAATGGAGTCAGAGGAAATCGACAGTATTATGGCACATCTAATCAGCGATAATTTTCTAAATGAAGAACGTTTTGCGTGCAGTTTTGCCAGAGGAAAACACCGCATTAAACATTGGGGAAAAATTAGGATTGTAAACGAATTAAAGTCAAAAAAAATAACACAAACACTTATCAATATTGCATTAAAGGAAATCACTCCTGAGGAATATGCAACAACTTTTCACACACTAGCAGAAAGACACTGGGAATCCATAAGAGAAACCAATTTAATGAAAAAACGGAAGAAATTCTGTGATTATATGTTACGCCGAGGATTTGAGAGCAATCTGGTTTATGATAAAGTAAAGGAATTAGAAGGATTGGCATACGGATGA
- a CDS encoding beta-ketoacyl synthase N-terminal-like domain-containing protein yields the protein MSQTISITAIASISPLGNTPELIWENYLTEKHCFVERDLDFKKTFVAALDATSEQVVTELRESDNKYKSLDKSVLYAMVASRNAMQNAGWSQNDVFGINIGSSRGATDLFEKHYKEYLETGKAHTLSSPTTTLGNISSWVAHDLQSSGPEISHSITCSTALHAVLNGVAWLKAGMADKFLVGGSEAPLTDFTIGQMRALKIYSNSEETYPNRALDLEKKQSTMILGEGAGVCCLEIGKKENALAYIEGIGYATEILEHNISISAEASCFQKSMKMALQNTDLSQVDAIVMHAPGTIKGDLTEYRAIEKVFGERLPLLTTNKWKIGHTFGASGILSMELAIMMMQHNTFIGVPFAKAQLQTKPIRKVLINAVGFGGNAVSVLLSL from the coding sequence TTGTCACAAACAATCTCTATAACTGCTATCGCTTCCATTTCACCTTTAGGGAATACTCCTGAACTGATTTGGGAAAATTATCTAACTGAAAAACATTGTTTTGTTGAGCGTGATTTAGACTTTAAAAAAACATTTGTAGCGGCCTTAGATGCTACTTCAGAACAAGTTGTCACTGAATTGCGAGAATCAGATAACAAGTACAAATCGTTAGATAAATCTGTTTTGTATGCTATGGTGGCATCAAGAAATGCGATGCAAAATGCTGGTTGGTCTCAAAATGATGTTTTCGGAATTAATATTGGTTCTTCTCGTGGTGCCACAGATTTGTTCGAAAAGCATTATAAGGAATATTTAGAAACAGGAAAAGCACACACGCTGTCTTCGCCTACGACAACTTTGGGAAATATTTCTTCTTGGGTTGCTCATGATTTGCAAAGTTCAGGTCCTGAGATTTCGCATTCTATTACTTGTTCTACTGCTTTGCATGCAGTTTTAAATGGTGTGGCTTGGCTAAAGGCTGGAATGGCTGATAAATTTTTGGTTGGAGGTAGTGAAGCACCTTTAACGGATTTTACCATTGGACAAATGCGTGCGTTGAAAATTTATTCGAATAGTGAAGAGACGTATCCTAATCGTGCTTTGGATTTAGAAAAGAAACAAAGTACGATGATTCTGGGCGAAGGCGCCGGAGTTTGTTGTCTCGAAATTGGGAAAAAAGAAAATGCCTTGGCTTATATTGAAGGAATTGGCTATGCGACAGAAATTTTGGAACACAATATTTCTATCTCTGCAGAAGCGAGTTGTTTTCAAAAATCAATGAAAATGGCGTTGCAAAATACAGATTTATCACAAGTTGATGCAATTGTCATGCACGCACCGGGAACCATAAAAGGTGATTTAACCGAATATCGAGCGATTGAAAAAGTATTTGGTGAAAGGCTTCCGTTATTAACTACTAATAAATGGAAAATTGGTCACACTTTTGGTGCTTCAGGAATACTTAGTATGGAATTGGCCATTATGATGATGCAACACAACACCTTCATTGGAGTCCCTTTTGCGAAAGCGCAATTACAAACAAAACCGATTAGAAAAGTATTGATTAATGCCGTTGGTTTTGGCGGAAATGCAGTAAGTGTTTTGTTGTCTCTGTAG
- the bioA gene encoding adenosylmethionine--8-amino-7-oxononanoate transaminase has protein sequence MNLTERDSQYLWHPYTQHKTAALPIAIKKGEGALLWDENDKEYIDAIASWWVNPYGHSNKFIADAIYKQLTTLEHVLFGGFTHEPAILVAEKLMEILPKNQQKIFFSDNGSTAVEVAIKVALQYFFNKGEKRTTIIAFENAFHGDTFAAMAASGISFYTQAFHGMFIDVVRIPVPVKGKEQESYDALDKVIKENNCAGFIYEPLVQGAAGMVMYEPESLDQLIRICQENKVLTIADEVMTGFGKTGKTFATDYQVEKPDMMCLSKALTGGTIPMAITTFTQDIFEAFYNDDINKALFHGHTFTANPTGCAAALASIELLQTIEMQASIARVNQSHLDFQEHIKKHPKVTTTRVLGVIFALEIKTESAASYYGTLRNKLYDFFIENGVILRPVGNIVYILPPYIITDEQLKKVYRVVEKALEIV, from the coding sequence ATGAATTTAACAGAAAGAGACAGCCAATATCTTTGGCATCCTTATACACAACACAAAACTGCAGCATTGCCAATTGCCATTAAAAAAGGAGAAGGGGCTTTGCTTTGGGACGAGAATGACAAAGAATATATTGATGCCATCGCTTCTTGGTGGGTAAATCCATATGGTCATTCGAATAAATTTATCGCGGATGCGATTTATAAACAACTCACCACATTAGAACATGTTCTTTTTGGTGGATTTACGCATGAGCCAGCAATTTTGGTTGCGGAGAAGTTGATGGAAATTTTGCCAAAAAACCAGCAAAAAATATTCTTTTCGGATAATGGTTCTACCGCAGTGGAAGTTGCGATTAAAGTCGCACTACAATATTTTTTCAATAAAGGGGAAAAGAGAACTACAATAATTGCTTTCGAGAATGCTTTTCATGGCGACACTTTTGCGGCCATGGCAGCGAGCGGAATTTCCTTTTATACGCAGGCTTTTCATGGGATGTTTATTGATGTAGTTCGGATTCCAGTTCCTGTAAAAGGAAAAGAACAGGAAAGTTACGATGCACTTGACAAAGTTATAAAAGAGAATAACTGCGCCGGTTTTATTTATGAGCCACTTGTTCAAGGAGCAGCAGGAATGGTGATGTATGAACCGGAATCATTAGATCAATTAATCCGAATTTGTCAGGAAAATAAAGTACTTACTATTGCTGATGAAGTCATGACCGGTTTTGGAAAAACAGGAAAAACTTTTGCAACCGATTATCAGGTAGAAAAACCAGACATGATGTGTTTGTCAAAAGCGTTGACAGGAGGGACAATTCCTATGGCAATTACCACTTTTACTCAAGATATTTTCGAGGCCTTTTACAATGATGATATTAATAAAGCGCTGTTTCACGGGCACACATTTACCGCAAATCCTACAGGTTGTGCGGCGGCTTTAGCAAGTATAGAATTGTTGCAAACTATTGAAATGCAAGCGAGTATTGCTCGGGTAAATCAAAGCCATCTGGACTTTCAGGAACACATAAAAAAACATCCTAAAGTAACCACAACGCGTGTTCTGGGAGTAATTTTTGCTTTAGAAATAAAAACGGAAAGTGCTGCCAGTTATTACGGAACCTTACGTAATAAATTGTACGATTTTTTTATCGAAAACGGAGTAATTCTGCGACCTGTTGGGAATATCGTTTACATTTTGCCTCCTTATATCATTACTGATGAGCAATTGAAAAAAGTGTATCGAGTGGTTGAAAAGGCTTTAGAAATAGTTTAA
- the bioD gene encoding dethiobiotin synthase: protein MKLFITGISTDVGKTIASAIITESLEADYWKPIQAGDLENSDSHKVKSFLSNKNTVVHPNSYALNTPASPHLAAELDNIVIDLKKIIEPKTANHLVVEGAGGIFVPLNSNDCVIDLIQPDYKVILVSRHYLGSINHTLLTIEALQNRKITIAGIIFSGDENKATETIILSKTGVKCIGRIEQEPYFDQNVIKEYADLFRENLLKLQ from the coding sequence ATGAAATTATTTATTACAGGAATATCTACCGATGTCGGTAAAACCATTGCATCAGCAATTATAACAGAATCGCTAGAAGCTGATTATTGGAAACCGATTCAAGCGGGCGATTTAGAAAACTCTGACAGTCATAAAGTCAAATCGTTTTTGTCTAATAAAAATACCGTGGTTCATCCTAATAGTTATGCTTTGAATACACCGGCGAGTCCTCATCTGGCGGCTGAATTAGACAATATTGTTATTGATTTAAAGAAAATCATCGAGCCAAAAACAGCAAATCATTTAGTTGTTGAAGGCGCTGGGGGTATTTTTGTGCCATTAAATTCAAATGATTGTGTTATTGATTTGATTCAGCCCGATTATAAAGTGATTTTGGTTTCCAGACATTATCTAGGAAGTATCAATCATACTCTGCTCACAATTGAAGCCTTACAAAACCGAAAAATTACTATCGCAGGAATTATTTTTTCTGGTGACGAAAATAAAGCTACAGAGACAATAATATTGAGTAAAACTGGAGTAAAATGCATAGGAAGAATTGAACAAGAACCCTATTTTGACCAAAATGTAATCAAAGAATATGCTGATTTGTTCCGGGAGAATTTATTGAAACTTCAATAG
- a CDS encoding GxxExxY protein yields MYLELKSQGFKVEPQRQIKVYYKKELVGDFFADLLINDVIILELKACESLVKAHYVQTLNYLKATNIEIGLLLNFGEKPEIKRLIFTNNRKN; encoded by the coding sequence ATGTATTTAGAATTAAAATCACAAGGTTTTAAAGTGGAACCTCAAAGGCAAATTAAAGTATATTATAAAAAAGAACTTGTTGGTGATTTTTTTGCCGATTTATTAATTAATGATGTTATCATTTTAGAATTAAAGGCTTGTGAGAGTTTGGTGAAAGCGCATTATGTTCAAACTTTAAATTATTTAAAGGCGACAAATATTGAAATAGGTTTGTTATTAAATTTTGGAGAAAAACCAGAAATTAAAAGACTAATTTTTACAAATAATAGAAAAAACTAA
- a CDS encoding 8-amino-7-oxononanoate synthase, whose amino-acid sequence MRKFPKKLSAKLEIRKQNNALRQLSLSSKGVDFASNDYLGLSKSETIFHDTHEYLIQNNRVQNGATGSRLLSGNHKLYPETENYIAQFHKSESALIFNSGYDANVGFFSSLPQKGDLILYDELCHASIRDGIQLSNAKAYKFNHNDFEDLERLILRNQNAVIYIVTESVFSMDGDTPNLEELVQVSEKYNCYLVVDEAHALGVFGSTGEGLVQMLGLQNQVFARIMTFGKGLGCHGAAILGSLELNDYLVNFSRSFIYTTGLSPHSVATILMGYHYLDKEKQNIEVLRENIIHFNQEKSVLGLKQLFVRSKSAIQSAIIPGNENVKSIAQKLQAKGFDVKAILSPTVPEGQERLRFCLHSFNSKEEISEVLQLLSTFVFSHR is encoded by the coding sequence ATGAGAAAATTTCCAAAAAAATTATCCGCTAAACTTGAAATCAGAAAGCAAAATAATGCCTTGCGACAATTGTCTTTATCCAGTAAAGGGGTTGATTTTGCTTCCAATGATTATCTTGGATTGTCTAAATCAGAAACTATTTTTCATGATACTCATGAGTATTTAATTCAAAATAATAGGGTTCAAAACGGAGCAACAGGTTCCAGATTATTATCCGGAAATCATAAATTATATCCAGAAACCGAAAATTACATCGCTCAGTTTCACAAATCAGAATCGGCTTTGATTTTTAATTCGGGGTATGATGCCAACGTTGGTTTTTTTAGTTCGCTTCCGCAAAAAGGCGACTTAATTTTATACGATGAATTGTGTCATGCTTCCATTCGCGACGGAATTCAACTGTCGAATGCCAAAGCCTATAAATTTAATCATAATGATTTTGAGGATTTAGAACGATTGATTCTTCGTAATCAAAATGCAGTCATCTATATAGTTACCGAATCTGTTTTTTCGATGGATGGCGATACACCCAATCTGGAGGAATTAGTGCAAGTATCCGAAAAGTACAATTGTTATTTAGTGGTTGATGAAGCGCATGCTTTGGGCGTTTTTGGTTCAACTGGAGAAGGATTGGTTCAAATGTTAGGCTTGCAAAATCAGGTTTTTGCACGGATTATGACTTTTGGGAAAGGTTTGGGATGTCACGGAGCCGCTATTTTAGGATCTTTAGAATTGAATGATTATTTAGTAAATTTTTCCCGAAGTTTTATTTACACCACAGGACTTTCGCCACATTCGGTTGCTACGATATTGATGGGGTATCACTATTTAGACAAAGAGAAACAAAACATAGAAGTGCTGAGGGAAAACATCATTCATTTCAATCAGGAAAAAAGCGTATTGGGTTTAAAGCAATTATTTGTTAGAAGTAAATCGGCCATACAATCAGCCATAATTCCAGGAAATGAAAACGTTAAATCCATAGCTCAAAAGTTACAAGCAAAAGGATTTGATGTCAAAGCGATACTTTCGCCAACGGTGCCAGAAGGGCAGGAGCGACTGCGATTTTGTTTGCACAGTTTTAATTCAAAAGAAGAAATCTCAGAAGTGTTGCAATTGTTGAGTACTTTTGTGTTTAGCCACAGATGA
- a CDS encoding vanadium-dependent haloperoxidase, which translates to MKNKIQKIAYTTLITLFLACTYSCSDDITEKNEQFQALNPTNTDDAAGTWKTFLLTTPNEFPLDAPVATSTPAYTREINEIKSYQVNISEDQKRIIKYWSAGGVLRWNEIMRTLVARHNRPPYQNEDGTYPAPSAANPFANPQFPFSNPPYAARAYAYVSAAQYDAMVATWYYKKLYNRAAPFTVDATLQVLIPKSPMPSYPSEDGVLSGVTVELLKLLFPTEIAYIDGKAEEQKLYRIISGANVRSDVDAGIILGRKIAAKFIARASTDGAGAAIGNQALWTQLETQTLATGETPWKSLELPTRPPMLPLFGKVKSFLMTPEMVIANRPASPPSTKSEQFAKELAEVKNYANNPSRKNMEIVTFWADGVGTYTPPGHWNAIASESFVEQNYSEVRWARNMALLNIAMMDAAISCWDAKYTYFNPRPSQMDPSIKTMTGTPNFPSYVSGHSTFSGAACVVLSHLIPEKSQRFINMAKEASDSRMFGCIHYRSDCEKGLELGEKVGGIALARAATDGAE; encoded by the coding sequence ATGAAAAATAAAATACAAAAAATAGCCTACACTACTCTTATAACTTTATTTCTTGCCTGTACTTATTCATGTAGTGATGATATTACTGAAAAAAACGAACAATTTCAAGCTTTAAATCCTACCAATACAGATGATGCAGCCGGAACTTGGAAAACTTTTTTATTAACAACTCCAAACGAATTCCCACTTGATGCACCTGTTGCCACAAGTACACCAGCATACACAAGAGAAATCAATGAAATAAAAAGCTACCAAGTCAATATATCAGAAGATCAAAAAAGAATAATAAAATATTGGAGCGCTGGTGGTGTTTTACGCTGGAATGAAATCATGCGAACTTTAGTGGCAAGACACAACCGTCCTCCTTATCAAAATGAAGATGGAACCTATCCTGCACCATCAGCGGCGAATCCTTTTGCAAATCCGCAATTTCCATTTTCAAATCCACCTTATGCAGCTAGAGCTTATGCCTATGTAAGTGCAGCCCAATATGACGCAATGGTTGCCACTTGGTATTATAAAAAACTATACAATAGAGCAGCTCCGTTTACTGTTGATGCAACATTACAAGTTTTAATTCCAAAAAGTCCTATGCCTTCTTATCCTTCAGAAGACGGTGTATTATCTGGTGTAACTGTTGAATTATTAAAACTATTGTTCCCAACTGAAATCGCATACATTGACGGAAAAGCAGAAGAACAAAAACTGTATCGCATTATAAGCGGTGCTAACGTTCGTAGTGATGTAGATGCCGGTATCATTTTAGGCAGAAAAATTGCGGCAAAATTTATCGCACGTGCCAGTACAGATGGAGCTGGGGCTGCTATTGGGAACCAAGCACTTTGGACACAATTAGAAACACAAACTTTGGCTACTGGAGAAACACCATGGAAATCTTTAGAATTACCTACCAGACCACCTATGTTACCATTATTCGGAAAAGTCAAATCATTCCTTATGACTCCTGAAATGGTTATAGCGAACCGTCCAGCTTCACCCCCGTCTACAAAATCAGAACAATTTGCAAAAGAATTAGCTGAAGTAAAAAATTATGCCAATAATCCATCCAGAAAGAACATGGAAATTGTTACTTTTTGGGCTGATGGCGTAGGAACTTATACACCACCCGGGCACTGGAATGCTATTGCATCAGAGTCATTTGTAGAACAAAATTATAGTGAAGTACGATGGGCAAGAAATATGGCATTATTGAATATTGCTATGATGGACGCCGCCATTAGCTGCTGGGACGCTAAGTATACTTATTTTAATCCAAGACCATCACAAATGGATCCTTCTATAAAAACAATGACTGGAACACCAAATTTCCCTTCTTATGTATCGGGTCATTCTACTTTTAGTGGAGCTGCTTGCGTAGTTTTATCACATTTAATTCCTGAAAAATCGCAGCGTTTTATAAATATGGCAAAAGAAGCATCTGATTCTAGAATGTTTGGCTGTATCCACTATAGAAGTGATTGTGAAAAAGGACTTGAATTAGGCGAAAAAGTGGGTGGTATTGCTCTCGCTAGAGCCGCTACTGACGGTGCTGAATAA